Proteins encoded by one window of Mustela erminea isolate mMusErm1 chromosome 7, mMusErm1.Pri, whole genome shotgun sequence:
- the PEX13 gene encoding peroxisome biogenesis factor 13, whose translation MASQPPPPPKPWETRRIPGAGPGPGPGPTFQSADLGPTLLTRPGQPTLTRVPPPILPRPSQQTGSSNVNTFRPAYSSFSSGYGAYGNSFYGSYSPYSYGYNGLGYNRLRVDDLPPSRFVQQAEESSRGAFQSIESIVHAFASVSMMMDATFSAVYNSFRAVLDVANHFSRLKIHFTKVFSAFALVRTIRYLYRRLQWMIGLRRGSENEDLWAESEGTVACLGTEDRAANSAKSWPIFLFFAVILGGPYLIWKLLSTHNDEITDNTNWASGEDDHVVARAEYDFAAVSEEEISFRAGDMLNLALKEQQPKVRGWLLASLDGQTTGLIPANYVKILGKRRGRKAVESSKISKQQQPFNNTTLTKGATAADSLDEQEAAFESVFVETNKVPVALDSTGKGGDKQDL comes from the exons atCTGCTGATTTGGGTCCTACTTTATTGACAAGACCTGGACAACCTACGCTTACCAGAGTGCCCCCACCTATTCTTCCAAGGCCATCACAGCAGACAGGAAGCAGCAATGTGAATACTTTCAGACCTGCTTACAGTTCATTTTCTTCAGGATATGGTGCCTATGGAAATTCATTTTATGGAAGCTATAGCCCTTATAGTTATGGATATAATGGGTTGGGCTATAACCGCCTTCGTGTAGATGATCTGCCACCTAGTAGATTTGTTCAGCAAGCTGAAGAAAGCAGCAGAGGTGCATTTCAGTCCATTGAAAGTATTGTGCATGCATTTGCCTCTGTCAGTATGATGATGGATGCTACCTTTTCAGCTGTCTATAACAGTTTCAGGGCTGTATTGGATGTAGCAAATCACTTTTCCcgattaaaaatacatttcacaaaGGTTTTTTCAGCTTTTGCGTTAGTTAGGACTATAAGGTATCTTTACAGACGATTGCAGTGGATGATAGGTTTAAGAAGAGGCTCTGAGAATGAGGACCTATGGGCAGAAAGTGAAGGAACTGTGGCTTGCCTTGGTACTGAGGACAGAGCAGCTAACTCAGCAAAATCTTGGCCAATATTCTTGTTCTTTGCTGTTATCCTTGGTGGTCCTTACCTCATCTGGAAACTGCTGTCTACTCATAATGATGAAATAACAG ACAATACGAACTGGGCAAGTGGTGAGGATGACCATGTAGTTGCTAGAGCAGAATACGATTTTGCTGCTGTATCTGAAGAAGAGATTTCCTTCCGTGCTGGTGATATGCTAAACTTAGCTCTGAAAG AACAGCAACCCAAAGTACGTGGTTGGCTTCTGGCTAGTCTTGATGGTCAAACAACAGGACTTATACCTGCTAATTATGTCAAAATTCTTGGTAAAAGAAGAGGTAGAAAAGCAGTGGAATCCAGCAAAATTTCCAAGCAGCAACAACCTTTTAACAACACAACACTAACTAAAGGAGCCACAGCTGCTGATTCTTTGGATGAACAGGAAGCTGCctttgaatctgtttttgttGAAACTAATAAGGTTCCAGTTGCACTTGATTCCACTGGGAAAGGTGGAGATAAACAAGATCTTTGA